A part of Bacillus rossius redtenbacheri isolate Brsri chromosome 1, Brsri_v3, whole genome shotgun sequence genomic DNA contains:
- the LOC134530537 gene encoding uncharacterized protein LOC134530537 gives MEACGQVVVLLACVIIAQGAEESSKNGETKDDLKQEATSRVLPGVLGMNVYGGGRGVYGGSRGVANGYDGYASNSVGYNGYGGNPWGSASSPAGFGSNAVGYGGYGNSAGGYGGSTGGYGGSAGAYGGSGRGYGGNAGGYSGNAGGYGGSAGGYGGSARGYGESAGGYGNSAGGYGGSAGGYGSSAGGYGNSAGGYGNGAGGYGGSNPGVYSVYGAGGYGGSGRGYGSTPTGNAGFGSNGAGSQGGGYVPGIYGVGYGSGQGGPGPSPAGGDRSYRGRGYGGSGSTDPAGCGSGGVCGWSSDVERTDSTGRTAYGTSGTYGGGYGSARDYGVSRGYGLIIV, from the exons GTTGTGGTGTTATTGGCGTGCGTGATTATAGCTCAAGGCGCTGAAGAGTCTTCGAAGAATGGCGAGACAAAAGATGATTTGAAACAAGAGGCCACTAGCAGGG TGTTGCCAGGCGTGCTTGGTATGAACGTGTACGGCGGCGGCAGAGGCGTCTACGGAGGCAGCCGAGGTGTCGCCAACGGCTACGACGGCTACGCGAGCAACTCTGTGGGCTACAATGGCTACGGCGGCAACCCTTGGGGGTCCGCGAGCAGCCCAGCCGGCTTCGGGAGCAACGCCGTCGGATACGGAGGATACGGCAACAGCGCCGGAGGTTACGGCGGAAGTACCGGTGGGTACGGCGGGAGCGCAGGAGCGTACGGTGGAAGCGGCAGAGGGTACGGCGGCAACGCGGGAGGGTACAGTGGCAACGCGGGAGGGTACGGGGGAAGCGCGGGAGGATACGGGGGAAGTGCAAGAGGGTACGGCGAAAGCGCGGGAGGGTACGGCAACAGCGCGGGAGGGTACGGCGGAAGCGCGGGAGGGTACGGTAGCAGCGCGGGAGGATACGGCAACAGCGCGGGAGGGTACGGAAACGGCGCGGGAGGGTACGGCGGGAGCAATCCAGGGGTGTACAGTGTCTACGGGGCAGGCGGTTATGGCGGGAGTGGTCGTGGATATGGCTCCACGCCGACCGGGAACGCGGGTTTCGGCAGCAACGGCGCCGGCTCCCAAGGAGGGGGCTACGTGCCCGGCATCTACGGGGTTGGCTACGGGAGCGGCCAGGGTGGGCCCGGCCCGAGTCCCGCAGGAGGGGACCGCAGTTACCGGGGCAGAGGCTACGGAGGGTCGGGCAGCACGGACCCAGCTGGCTGCGGCAGCGGCGGCGTCTGCGGCTGGAGCAGCGACGTCGAGAGAACCGACAGCACCGGGCGCACCGCCTACGGGACGTCAGGCACGT